In Amycolatopsis solani, a single window of DNA contains:
- a CDS encoding ketoacyl-ACP synthase III family protein yields the protein MRVDDLHLNGIGTDVGALTPVAVSLAAGEFTADDAGRTGQLSTAVAGLPGPELAVRAGREALRQAETTGGMPIWPTLCLHAGIYHSGIDFWHAASYVRDQLGVGAGPGLTLELGAMSNSVVAGLDVAVSVLRGRPDHDAALITAGDRFGAPGFPHWTTDTGIVYGDAGSAVVLSRRPGLARIRAIASYTDPSLEGLQRGNEPFRPASITAHQSLDIRSRKRQWLGRHGGPAHVDSRNADGVTTVVKTALADAGIDLPDIARICAPHYGRRLVHTQILRPLGIPEQRTMTELGLRVGHLGASDQIVALEHLLRTGEAGPGDHVLLLGIGVGMTWTAVVLQLGPAPG from the coding sequence ATGCGCGTGGATGACCTGCACCTCAACGGGATCGGCACCGACGTCGGGGCGCTGACCCCGGTCGCCGTCTCGCTGGCGGCCGGCGAGTTCACCGCCGACGACGCCGGCCGGACCGGCCAGCTTTCCACCGCCGTCGCCGGGCTGCCCGGCCCCGAACTGGCCGTGCGCGCGGGGCGCGAAGCCCTGCGCCAGGCGGAAACCACGGGCGGCATGCCGATCTGGCCGACGCTGTGCCTGCACGCCGGGATCTACCACTCCGGCATCGACTTCTGGCACGCCGCGTCCTACGTGCGCGACCAGCTCGGCGTCGGCGCCGGCCCGGGGCTCACGCTCGAACTCGGCGCGATGAGCAACAGCGTGGTGGCCGGGCTGGACGTCGCGGTGAGCGTGCTGCGCGGCCGCCCCGACCACGACGCCGCGCTGATCACCGCAGGCGACCGCTTCGGCGCGCCCGGCTTCCCGCACTGGACCACCGACACGGGCATCGTCTACGGCGACGCCGGCAGCGCGGTCGTGCTCTCCCGGCGGCCGGGCCTGGCGCGGATCCGCGCGATCGCCTCCTACACCGACCCGTCACTGGAAGGCCTGCAGCGCGGCAACGAGCCGTTCCGCCCGGCCAGCATCACCGCGCACCAGTCGCTCGACATCCGCAGCCGCAAGCGCCAGTGGCTCGGCCGGCACGGCGGCCCGGCGCACGTCGACAGCCGCAACGCCGACGGCGTCACGACCGTGGTGAAGACCGCGCTGGCCGACGCGGGCATCGACCTGCCCGACATCGCCCGGATCTGCGCCCCGCACTACGGCCGCCGCCTGGTGCACACGCAGATCCTGCGCCCGCTCGGCATTCCCGAGCAGCGCACGATGACCGAGCTCGGCCTGCGGGTCGGCCACCTGGGCGCCAGCGACCAGATCGTGGCGCTCGAGCACCTGCTACGCACGGGCGAAGCCGGCCCGGGCGACCACGTGCTACTGCTGGGCATCGGCGTGGGCATGACGTGGACGGCGGTGGTCCTGCAGCTCGGTCCAGCACCCGGGTGA
- a CDS encoding helix-turn-helix domain-containing protein, with translation MDTLELLAHPVRLRIVHAMRGGRTHTTAQLCALLPDVSKAMVYRHVDLLTTGGILRVAEERRVRGAVERHYELRPERASIDPDTAAALSPEDHRRGFAVAVAALVAEFNAYLDRENADPATDPVGYRQHAIWLNRDELVAMNDELRAAILPRLANRPAPGRARYLLSPILFPSEQPAAD, from the coding sequence GTGGACACCTTGGAACTGCTGGCGCACCCGGTCCGGCTGCGGATCGTGCACGCCATGCGCGGCGGGCGGACGCACACCACCGCCCAGCTCTGCGCGCTGCTGCCGGACGTCTCGAAAGCGATGGTCTACCGGCACGTCGACCTGCTCACCACCGGCGGAATCCTGCGCGTGGCCGAGGAACGGCGGGTGCGCGGCGCGGTCGAACGCCACTACGAGCTGCGTCCGGAGCGGGCCTCCATCGACCCGGACACGGCCGCGGCGCTGTCGCCGGAGGACCACCGGCGCGGGTTCGCGGTGGCGGTCGCCGCCCTGGTCGCCGAGTTCAACGCCTACCTCGACCGGGAGAACGCCGATCCGGCCACCGATCCCGTCGGCTACCGGCAGCACGCGATCTGGCTGAACCGGGACGAACTGGTCGCGATGAACGACGAACTGCGTGCCGCGATCCTGCCCCGGCTGGCCAATCGGCCCGCCCCCGGCCGCGCGCGGTACCTGCTCAGCCCCATCCTCTTCCCCAGCGAGCAGCCCGCCGCCGACTGA
- a CDS encoding helix-turn-helix domain-containing protein, which translates to MQLDAGAYQRMLGEELRRLREERGLTRRDLNHRLHSDLSLQTLATYELGTRQCSVVRLVELCVALEESPEALLARVGRRYFGTFGTLSGGVRIDLRRVACAGHEDLAPFRRWAEGRLAECRTTGAPHEVHLDRPALDHLAELCETTTADLLARIRLLS; encoded by the coding sequence GTGCAGCTGGATGCCGGTGCCTACCAGCGCATGCTCGGCGAGGAGCTCCGCCGGCTGCGCGAGGAGCGCGGCCTGACGCGCCGCGACCTCAACCACCGGCTGCACAGCGATCTCTCGCTGCAGACGCTCGCCACCTACGAGCTCGGCACGCGGCAGTGCTCGGTCGTCCGCCTGGTCGAGCTGTGCGTGGCGCTGGAGGAGTCCCCCGAAGCCCTGCTGGCCCGCGTCGGACGGCGTTACTTCGGCACTTTCGGCACCCTGTCCGGCGGCGTCCGGATCGACCTGCGCCGGGTCGCCTGCGCCGGGCATGAAGACCTGGCGCCGTTCCGCCGCTGGGCCGAGGGCAGGCTGGCCGAGTGCCGGACGACGGGCGCCCCGCACGAGGTGCACCTGGACCGGCCCGCCCTCGATCACCTGGCGGAGCTCTGCGAAACGACGACCGCGGACCTGCTCGCGCGGATCCGCCTGCTCAGCTGA
- a CDS encoding FAD-dependent monooxygenase codes for MSRVLVAGASVAGPALAHWLRRRGAEVTVVERAPGLRPGGQAVDARGVTREVIRLMGLDDAVRAARTETAGAHTVDADGYVLETFSAEDDGGDGYISEIEILRGDLSRVLYDDTRDGVEYRFGDRIAELTQDADGVDVTFESGDRQRFDLVIGADGLHSSLRAMVFGPRERFVRHLGHVLAFYSVPNEFGLDRWLLEYQEPGRSAMLRPIGDATRAMAMFSFTAPAFDVDHRDVEAQKSLLRAQVADLGWLTPRLLAHLDDTPDFYLDQVAQVVMDRWSSGRVGLLGDAAFSSSPLSGQGTGLALIGAYLLAGDLAAADWNPAAGFARYEERMRAFVEANQEIGRLHAKMRGAADADAEPAGEPDMEWLSGLVERAVNGVELPDYAGVPDSGPSVTSR; via the coding sequence ATGAGCAGGGTTTTGGTGGCGGGGGCGAGCGTCGCGGGGCCCGCGCTGGCGCACTGGCTGCGCCGGCGGGGGGCCGAGGTGACCGTGGTCGAGCGGGCTCCCGGGCTGCGTCCCGGCGGGCAGGCGGTGGACGCGCGCGGGGTGACCAGGGAGGTCATCCGGCTGATGGGGCTGGACGACGCGGTGCGCGCCGCCCGCACCGAAACCGCCGGCGCGCACACCGTGGACGCGGACGGGTACGTGCTCGAGACGTTCAGCGCGGAAGACGACGGCGGCGACGGCTACATCTCGGAGATCGAGATCCTGCGCGGAGACCTGTCCCGGGTGCTGTACGACGACACCCGCGACGGCGTCGAGTACCGCTTCGGCGACCGGATCGCCGAGCTCACCCAGGACGCCGACGGCGTCGACGTGACCTTCGAGAGCGGTGACCGGCAGCGCTTCGACCTGGTGATCGGCGCCGACGGGCTGCACTCGTCGTTGCGGGCGATGGTCTTCGGGCCGCGCGAGCGGTTCGTCCGCCACCTGGGGCACGTGCTGGCGTTCTACAGCGTGCCCAACGAGTTCGGGCTGGACCGCTGGCTGCTCGAGTACCAGGAGCCCGGCCGCTCCGCCATGCTGCGGCCGATCGGGGACGCCACCCGCGCGATGGCCATGTTCTCCTTCACCGCGCCCGCTTTCGACGTCGACCACCGCGACGTCGAGGCCCAGAAGAGCCTGCTGCGCGCGCAGGTGGCCGACCTGGGCTGGCTGACCCCGCGCCTGCTCGCGCACCTCGACGACACCCCGGACTTCTACCTCGACCAGGTCGCCCAGGTGGTGATGGACCGCTGGTCGAGCGGACGGGTGGGGCTGCTCGGCGACGCGGCGTTCAGCTCGTCACCGCTGTCCGGGCAAGGCACCGGCCTGGCCCTGATCGGCGCCTACCTGCTGGCCGGCGACCTGGCCGCCGCCGACTGGAACCCGGCGGCCGGCTTCGCCCGCTACGAGGAGCGGATGCGCGCGTTCGTCGAAGCCAACCAGGAGATCGGCCGCCTGCACGCGAAGATGCGCGGAGCCGCTGACGCCGATGCCGAGCCGGCGGGGGAGCCCGACATGGAATGGCTCAGCGGGCTGGTCGAGCGGGCGGTCAACGGTGTCGAGTTGCCTGACTACGCGGGCGTGCCGGATTCGGGGCCGTCGGTCACGAGCCGGTAG
- a CDS encoding alpha/beta hydrolase family protein, with amino-acid sequence MTDRGPAAVAAAVVGMAAERRFADVEELFAPRLRAVASAETLRVGWEGELAKIGPVSAVGAPVTEPGEAGLVRVSVPVTGERGGLTVVMSVDDAGLLHGLRLAPPAGTSWEPPDYADPRRFTEREVTVGSGPLAVPGTLTVPTGRGPWPGLVLLGSGPFDRDQTTGPNKPFKDLAWGLASRGVAVARFDKVTHSHPHVGAEPGFTMTGEYVPHALAAARLLRQRRTVDAERVFVLGHSGGGKAAPRVAAADASIAGVVSLAGDTLPLGPAAVRVVRYLAELDPGPATTAAVESVTRQAALADSPTLSPTTPPSDLLFGWPASYWLDLRTYDPVATAAALPKPMLILQGGRDYQVTVAGDLARWRAGLSHRPDVTIRVHDADDHMFFRGEGPASPAGYGSPQHVDPAVVADIAEWLGAQRRENSGRWFGRVLSRIRSTPGG; translated from the coding sequence ATGACGGACCGGGGGCCGGCGGCCGTCGCCGCGGCGGTGGTCGGGATGGCGGCCGAACGGCGTTTCGCCGACGTCGAGGAGTTGTTCGCACCGAGGCTGCGGGCGGTGGCGTCCGCCGAGACGCTGCGGGTCGGCTGGGAAGGCGAGCTCGCCAAGATCGGGCCGGTGTCCGCGGTCGGCGCCCCGGTGACCGAACCGGGCGAGGCGGGTCTGGTGCGGGTGAGCGTCCCGGTCACGGGTGAACGCGGCGGGCTCACGGTGGTCATGTCGGTCGACGACGCCGGCCTGCTGCACGGCTTGCGGCTCGCGCCACCGGCCGGCACGTCGTGGGAGCCACCGGACTACGCCGACCCGCGCCGGTTCACCGAGCGCGAAGTCACCGTCGGGTCCGGTCCGCTCGCGGTGCCCGGCACGCTGACCGTTCCCACCGGGCGCGGCCCGTGGCCGGGACTGGTGCTGCTCGGCTCGGGGCCGTTCGACCGCGACCAGACGACCGGCCCGAACAAGCCGTTCAAGGACCTGGCGTGGGGCCTGGCGAGCCGCGGCGTCGCGGTGGCCCGGTTCGACAAGGTGACCCACTCCCACCCCCACGTCGGTGCCGAGCCCGGGTTCACGATGACCGGGGAGTACGTGCCGCACGCCCTCGCCGCCGCCCGCCTGCTGCGGCAGCGGCGGACGGTGGACGCCGAGCGGGTGTTCGTCCTCGGCCACAGCGGCGGCGGCAAGGCGGCCCCGCGGGTCGCGGCCGCCGACGCGTCGATCGCCGGCGTGGTGAGCCTCGCCGGCGACACGCTGCCGCTGGGCCCGGCCGCCGTCCGGGTCGTCCGGTACCTGGCCGAGCTGGACCCGGGCCCGGCCACGACGGCGGCCGTCGAGTCGGTCACCCGGCAGGCCGCGCTCGCCGACAGCCCCACCCTGTCCCCCACGACCCCGCCGTCGGACCTGCTCTTCGGCTGGCCGGCGTCGTACTGGCTGGACCTGCGCACGTACGACCCGGTCGCAACGGCGGCCGCACTGCCCAAGCCGATGCTCATCCTGCAGGGAGGCCGCGACTACCAGGTGACGGTGGCCGGCGACCTCGCGCGCTGGCGAGCGGGCCTGTCCCACCGCCCCGACGTCACGATCCGCGTCCACGACGCGGACGACCACATGTTCTTCCGTGGCGAAGGTCCCGCTTCACCCGCCGGGTACGGGTCACCGCAGCACGTGGACCCGGCCGTGGTCGCCGACATCGCGGAGTGGCTGGGTGCCCAGCGGAGGGAAAACTCCGGGCGCTGGTTCGGCCGCGTCCTCAGCCGGATCCGAAGCACACCAGGGGGATGA
- a CDS encoding diguanylate cyclase domain-containing protein → MPDSSAALDPVTGWPGRARLEAGLAPLLAAEAGNQVALLLIGLDGFAVVRDGLGFDAADELLAGVARTLEAIFRDRRPLLAVLPGDVFAVALPGEHDETSAGELAESVIAALGRPSYVDGLGVGISASVGVFLVGTQKALPAEAIRSAQVALRRAKELGQTRWVRFDPVAGHADAGRYRLACGIAGALASGEMAVAYRPHVVLPDGAIITSLNAVLRWRHPELGELRPEEFYPLAETTGMTVALGRHLLTEALRTAGEWRARFGDAAPMVCLTLPRRMAIDGDLVRFVGQELDRNGLTHRHLMLCTDGPSLLDDRGDLLGSLGELARAGVVFVVHVTGLPELELLPALDVPAPAVLLTGAVIDALEVDDPPAQAVRTIRQLVERAGELGIKVGALGVPSQEHAELLFGLGVVVASGPYLPTYATGAEAETWVGRTFPMG, encoded by the coding sequence GTGCCCGACAGCTCCGCCGCCCTCGACCCGGTGACCGGGTGGCCCGGCCGCGCTCGGCTGGAAGCCGGGCTGGCGCCGCTGCTGGCGGCGGAGGCCGGGAACCAGGTCGCTCTGCTCCTGATCGGCCTCGACGGGTTCGCCGTGGTCCGCGACGGCCTCGGGTTCGACGCGGCCGACGAGCTGCTCGCAGGCGTGGCGCGGACGCTCGAGGCGATCTTCCGCGACCGCCGTCCGCTGCTCGCGGTGCTCCCCGGTGACGTGTTCGCGGTCGCGCTGCCGGGCGAGCACGACGAGACGTCGGCCGGGGAACTGGCGGAGTCGGTGATCGCCGCGCTCGGCCGGCCGTCCTATGTGGACGGATTGGGCGTGGGGATCAGCGCGAGCGTCGGCGTTTTCCTCGTCGGCACGCAGAAGGCGCTCCCGGCGGAAGCGATCCGGTCGGCGCAGGTCGCGCTGCGCCGGGCGAAGGAACTCGGGCAGACGCGGTGGGTGCGGTTCGACCCGGTGGCCGGGCACGCGGACGCCGGGCGGTACCGCCTCGCGTGCGGCATCGCGGGGGCGCTGGCCTCCGGGGAGATGGCGGTCGCGTACCGTCCGCACGTCGTGCTGCCGGACGGCGCGATCATCACCTCGCTGAACGCCGTGCTGCGCTGGCGCCACCCCGAGCTGGGCGAACTGCGGCCCGAGGAGTTCTACCCGCTCGCCGAGACGACCGGCATGACGGTCGCGCTCGGCCGGCACCTGCTGACCGAGGCGCTGCGCACCGCCGGGGAGTGGCGGGCCCGGTTCGGCGACGCCGCGCCGATGGTCTGCCTGACCCTGCCGCGCCGGATGGCGATCGACGGCGATCTCGTGCGCTTCGTCGGCCAGGAGCTCGACCGCAACGGACTGACGCACCGGCACCTCATGCTCTGCACGGACGGCCCTTCGCTGCTGGACGACCGGGGCGACCTGCTCGGCTCCCTCGGCGAGCTGGCCCGGGCCGGCGTGGTGTTCGTCGTCCACGTCACCGGGCTGCCCGAACTGGAGCTGCTGCCCGCCCTCGACGTGCCCGCGCCCGCCGTGCTGCTCACCGGCGCCGTCATCGACGCGCTGGAGGTCGACGACCCGCCGGCGCAGGCCGTGCGCACCATCCGGCAGCTGGTCGAGCGCGCCGGAGAACTCGGGATCAAGGTCGGCGCGCTCGGGGTGCCCTCCCAGGAGCACGCGGAACTGCTGTTCGGCCTCGGGGTGGTCGTCGCGTCCGGGCCGTACCTGCCGACGTACGCGACCGGCGCGGAAGCCGAGACGTGGGTCGGCCGCACCTTCCCGATGGGGTGA